In Deinococcus aquiradiocola, the genomic stretch GAACCGGTCTTTAGGCAATGCGGAAAATATCGTCCTGCACGCAGAATGCCTTATGAGTCGCGTGACACGCTGCGCAGGAACCATTGCGGAATGGCGGGCGTCTCACCTGTCTTATGCTTCTCTTTAAAGTACCGCGTGGCCCACTCGGTGGCCCATTCCGTGTACCGGTCCTCGCGGATCGCGGCGGTCGCGCGCTCCACCAGACGGTGCAGGTACCGCAGGTTGTGCAGAGACAGCATGCGGGGAGCGAGCATCTCCTCGGCGCGCAGCAGGTGCGCGAGGTACGCGCGGGTGTAGTGCGTGCAGGCGTAGCAGTCGCATTCGGGATCGATGGGGTCCATGGAGGTCCGCGGCGCGCTGGAGTTCATGTTCAGCCGTCCGTCGTCGGTGAGCGCGTACCCGAAGCGCCCCGTGCGGGTGGGGTACACGCAGTCGAACATGTCCACCCCGAGCGCGATGCCCGCCACGAGGTCTTCCGGGTGCCCGACCCCCATCAGGTAGCGGGGCTTGCCGGTGGGGAGGCGCGCGGCCGTGTAGTCGACCGCGCCGTACATCTCGGCCTTCCCTTCCCCGACCGCCAGACCGCCGATGGCGAAGCCGGGCGTGGCGAAGGGAAGGGTCGCGTCGAGGCTCATCTGGCGCAGGTCGTCGTGAATGCCGCCCTGCACGATCGAGAAGAGCGCCTGGTCGTCCCGCGTCTGCGCGCCACGGCAGCGTTCCAGCCAGCGCACGGTGCGCTCCAGGCTGAGCCGGATGTACTCGCGCTCCGCCGGGTACGGCGGGCACTCGTCGAACGCCATGATGACGTCCGCGCCGAGCGCCTGCTGCACCTCGATGCTGCGTTCCGGAGAAAGGTAGACGGAAGAGCCGTCCAGGTGGCTCTTGAAGGTCACGCCTTCTTCCGTGATGCGGCGCATGTGCCCGAGGCTCATCACCTGAAAGCCGCCCGAGTCCGTCAGGAAGGGGCCGGGGTACGCGGTGAAGCCGGGCAGGCCACCATGCTGCGCGACGAGGTCCGGGCCGGGACGCAGCAGCAGGTGATAGGTGTTGGCGAGCACGATCTGCGAGCCGATGTCGGTGAGTTCCTGCGGGCTGAGGCCCTTGACGGTGCCCTGCGTACCGACCGGCATGAACATCGGGGTCTGCACGGTGCCATGCGGCGTGACGAAGGTGGCCGTCCTGGCCCGGCCACTCTGAGCCTGGATCTGAAACTCGAACATTCGGGTATTCTCTCACGCCTGCCCGTCTGCAGCGGCAATTCAGGGATCTGGCCCGTGCTGCCCTC encodes the following:
- the tgt gene encoding tRNA guanosine(34) transglycosylase Tgt, with translation MFEFQIQAQSGRARTATFVTPHGTVQTPMFMPVGTQGTVKGLSPQELTDIGSQIVLANTYHLLLRPGPDLVAQHGGLPGFTAYPGPFLTDSGGFQVMSLGHMRRITEEGVTFKSHLDGSSVYLSPERSIEVQQALGADVIMAFDECPPYPAEREYIRLSLERTVRWLERCRGAQTRDDQALFSIVQGGIHDDLRQMSLDATLPFATPGFAIGGLAVGEGKAEMYGAVDYTAARLPTGKPRYLMGVGHPEDLVAGIALGVDMFDCVYPTRTGRFGYALTDDGRLNMNSSAPRTSMDPIDPECDCYACTHYTRAYLAHLLRAEEMLAPRMLSLHNLRYLHRLVERATAAIREDRYTEWATEWATRYFKEKHKTGETPAIPQWFLRSVSRDS